In one Alphaproteobacteria bacterium genomic region, the following are encoded:
- a CDS encoding trimethylamine methyltransferase family protein, protein MARTSGRRAMRERRGKSAGIKQLPWYQSLRNPFPPMCPLSADQVEAIHEASLDVIEREGLEVNGDRALDLYAAAGAEVDRANEKVKMDRALVMELMAHAPSEFILTPRNPDHAIVVGGDHINFGLVSGPPNVHDAIRGRRVGNFADYVTLAKFAQFFNCIRFLGNQAVAPTDLPANTRHMDSTRANVVFTDKAFNHQLIGAGRARDSCEIVARACGKSLDALMETPACIGNINVNSPRKLDEHMATGAIQMAELGQATIVTPFTLMGAMTPVTMAAALVQQNAEALFAMCLTQIVRPGAPVVYGGFTSNVDMKSGAPAFGTPENSKANLAGGQLARFYKVPYRTSACNASNTVDAQATYETMMAMFGALMGHGNFIYHAAGWLEGGLVASFEKVMVDVEMIQHMIGMIQPIDTAPDELGLDAIASVQPGGHFFGTDHTMARYETAFYAPILSDWTNSEAWAAAGAKDTTQRATDLWQQVLEEYEQPPLDPDRLESIDAFIAGRKEEIGAGEP, encoded by the coding sequence ATGGCCCGAACATCCGGCCGGCGCGCGATGCGCGAACGGCGCGGCAAGTCCGCCGGTATCAAGCAGCTTCCCTGGTACCAAAGCCTGCGCAACCCATTTCCGCCCATGTGTCCGTTGTCGGCCGATCAGGTCGAAGCGATCCATGAGGCCAGCCTGGACGTCATCGAACGTGAGGGGCTGGAGGTGAACGGAGACCGGGCGCTGGACCTCTACGCCGCAGCCGGGGCCGAGGTGGACCGTGCCAATGAAAAGGTGAAGATGGACCGGGCGCTGGTGATGGAGTTGATGGCGCATGCGCCGTCGGAATTCATCCTGACGCCGCGCAACCCGGATCATGCCATCGTCGTCGGCGGCGATCATATCAATTTCGGTCTGGTTTCCGGGCCGCCGAATGTGCACGACGCGATCCGCGGGCGTCGCGTGGGCAACTTCGCCGATTACGTGACGCTGGCCAAGTTCGCGCAGTTCTTCAATTGCATCCGGTTTCTGGGTAATCAGGCCGTGGCACCGACGGATCTGCCGGCCAACACCCGCCACATGGATTCGACCCGGGCCAATGTCGTCTTTACCGACAAGGCCTTCAATCATCAGCTGATCGGCGCGGGCCGGGCCAGGGATTCCTGCGAGATCGTGGCACGGGCCTGCGGCAAGTCGCTGGACGCATTGATGGAGACACCCGCCTGTATCGGCAACATCAATGTCAACAGCCCGCGCAAGCTGGACGAACATATGGCGACGGGCGCGATCCAGATGGCTGAACTGGGGCAGGCCACGATCGTCACCCCGTTCACGCTGATGGGGGCGATGACGCCGGTGACCATGGCCGCCGCCCTGGTGCAGCAGAATGCCGAAGCCCTGTTCGCCATGTGCCTGACCCAGATCGTCCGGCCCGGCGCACCGGTCGTCTATGGCGGGTTCACGTCCAATGTCGACATGAAGTCGGGCGCCCCCGCATTCGGGACCCCGGAAAACTCCAAGGCCAATCTGGCGGGCGGGCAGTTGGCACGCTTCTACAAGGTTCCCTACCGGACCAGTGCCTGCAACGCTTCCAACACCGTCGATGCGCAGGCCACCTATGAGACGATGATGGCGATGTTCGGCGCGCTGATGGGTCACGGCAACTTCATCTATCACGCGGCCGGGTGGCTGGAAGGGGGGCTCGTCGCCTCCTTCGAAAAGGTCATGGTCGATGTCGAGATGATTCAGCACATGATCGGCATGATTCAGCCGATCGACACCGCGCCGGACGAGTTGGGGCTGGATGCCATCGCCTCGGTGCAGCCGGGCGGGCATTTCTTCGGCACCGACCATACGATGGCACGCTACGAGACGGCGTTCTACGCGCCGATCCTCAGCGACTGGACCAATAGTGAGGCCTGGGCCGCCGCCGGGGCGAAGGACACGACCCAGCGCGCGACCGACCTGTGGCAGCAGGTTCTGGAAGAGTACGAACAGCCGCCGCTCGATCCGGATCGTCTGGAATCGATCGACGCCTTCATCGCCGGACGGAAGGAAGAAATCGGTGCCGGGGAGCCATGA
- a CDS encoding class I SAM-dependent methyltransferase, with protein MTDHLTQRHAGFTAPSSWIERWAGLVPPGAPVLDLACGNGRHGRLFLGRGHETVFLDKDTTAVADLAGTAGADIREVDLEGGRPFPLAGRRFGAVIVTCYLHRPILHDIVAAVAPGGVLLYETFAKGNEAYGHPAREAYLLEEGELLRAVDGKLTVRAYEHGYDDVPKPGIRQRICAVHPAG; from the coding sequence ATGACAGATCATCTGACCCAGCGTCATGCCGGGTTCACAGCGCCAAGTTCCTGGATCGAACGCTGGGCCGGGCTTGTCCCCCCGGGTGCCCCGGTCCTGGATCTAGCCTGCGGGAACGGGCGTCACGGCAGGCTGTTTCTGGGCCGTGGTCACGAGACCGTCTTCCTCGACAAGGATACCACGGCCGTCGCGGATCTGGCCGGTACTGCCGGCGCGGACATCCGGGAGGTGGACCTGGAGGGTGGCCGGCCGTTCCCCCTCGCCGGCCGCCGCTTCGGCGCGGTGATCGTGACCTGCTATCTGCATCGTCCCATTCTGCACGATATCGTTGCCGCCGTCGCGCCGGGTGGCGTTCTTCTCTATGAGACCTTCGCGAAGGGAAACGAGGCCTATGGGCATCCTGCGCGGGAGGCGTATCTTCTGGAGGAAGGCGAATTGCTTCGCGCCGTCGACGGCAAACTGACTGTCCGGGCTTACGAGCATGGCTATGATGACGTGCCGAAGCCGGGCATCCGTCAGCGCATTTGCGCAGTGCATCCGGCCGGCTAA